In Helicobacter bilis, a genomic segment contains:
- a CDS encoding (Fe-S)-binding protein, with protein sequence MSSQNEITKLNQTTTQTEIKHPSILEKSALSCVKCAKCVPTCTIYGVNRDEITSPRGYLDLANAYAKGRLLLDKQLKDSIESCFLCTSCVEQCPMHLPVDVVIQRTRVDIAKKYGIPLYKKIMFYLLGKRSVLNLVFSMGYYFNPCLFKTQNGFKKMRFKLPKIGDRTIMPFHAKSFLQTHHGLIESKQNSSDKKRKVGIYIGCLSNYNYKNVGVSLLKILDRLGIDTLVPKGQECCGAPAFFSGDICNTTKLIKKNLNYLLPLLDDLEALLVPEATCAAMLLHDWGNALEIESEAHGIDNSEYIEKLKILEKKTYMASKWLHDRTQLNELLKDSKKEERSITYHDPCHARKVLKIYQEPRKLLQNFKLKEMKDCNVCCGFGGVTIQSERYDLAKSVGDKKALNIKQSGAEIVSAECSACRMQIDDSMARNNVDVSFKHPLELIAENLGL encoded by the coding sequence GTGTCAAGTCAAAATGAGATAACAAAACTTAATCAAACCACTACACAAACAGAGATAAAACACCCAAGCATTTTAGAAAAAAGTGCCTTGAGTTGCGTCAAATGTGCTAAATGTGTCCCAACATGCACGATTTATGGTGTAAATAGAGATGAGATAACTTCTCCGCGTGGTTATCTTGACTTAGCAAATGCCTATGCAAAAGGGCGATTACTACTTGATAAGCAGCTAAAAGATTCTATAGAATCATGCTTTCTTTGCACAAGCTGCGTGGAGCAATGTCCCATGCACCTGCCTGTTGATGTGGTGATACAAAGAACTCGCGTAGATATTGCTAAAAAGTATGGAATCCCGCTGTATAAAAAAATCATGTTTTATCTGCTTGGCAAAAGAAGTGTGCTAAATCTTGTCTTTTCAATGGGATATTATTTTAATCCATGCCTTTTTAAAACGCAAAATGGCTTTAAAAAAATGCGTTTTAAACTCCCAAAAATAGGCGATAGGACTATCATGCCATTTCATGCAAAAAGCTTTTTGCAAACACATCATGGACTTATAGAATCAAAGCAAAATTCAAGCGATAAAAAACGCAAAGTAGGCATTTACATTGGTTGTTTGAGTAATTATAACTACAAAAATGTTGGCGTGAGTTTATTAAAGATTCTAGATAGACTAGGCATTGATACCCTTGTGCCAAAGGGGCAGGAGTGCTGTGGTGCGCCTGCATTTTTTAGTGGTGATATTTGCAATACCACAAAGCTTATTAAAAAAAATCTAAACTATCTTTTGCCCTTGCTTGATGACTTAGAAGCCCTGCTAGTGCCAGAGGCGACTTGTGCGGCTATGCTTTTGCATGATTGGGGCAATGCCTTAGAGATTGAGAGTGAAGCACATGGTATCGATAATAGTGAGTACATCGAAAAGCTAAAGATTCTAGAGAAAAAGACCTATATGGCAAGCAAATGGCTGCATGATAGAACGCAACTAAATGAGCTACTAAAAGATTCTAAAAAAGAAGAGAGAAGCATAACCTATCATGACCCATGCCATGCTAGAAAGGTGCTAAAAATCTATCAAGAGCCACGAAAACTTTTGCAAAATTTTAAGCTAAAAGAGATGAAAGACTGCAATGTATGCTGTGGCTTTGGCGGGGTTACAATCCAGAGTGAGAGATATGATCTTGCAAAATCAGTAGGCGATAAAAAGGCGTTAAATATTAAGCAAAGTGGAGCAGAAATCGTAAGTGCGGAATGTAGTGCGTGTCGTATGCAAATAGATGATTCTATGGCTAGAAATAATGTTGATGTGAGTTTTAAACACCCATTAGAGTTGATTGCAGAGAATTTGGGGTTGTGA